The Mycolicibacterium doricum genome includes a region encoding these proteins:
- a CDS encoding IS3 family transposase (programmed frameshift) yields the protein MPRPYPREFRDDVVRVARNRDDGVTIEQIATDFGVHPMTLHKWMRQADVDEGTKPGKSTGESAELREARRRIKLLEQENEVLRRATAYLSQANLPKRIYPLVSELAADGIPVAVTCRVLKLARQPYYRWRANPITDAEVIEAYRANALFDAHKDDPEFGYRYLVEEAREAGESMAERTGWRICSQHRLWSVFGKKRGKNGKVSPPVHDDLVERDFTAGGPNQLWLSDITEHRTDEGKLYLCAIKDVFSNRIVGYSIDSRMKSRLATTALSSAVARRGDVAGCILHSDRGSQFRSRRFVHALGRYGMVGSMGRVGAAGDNAAMESFFALLQKNVLDRRRWSTREELRIAIVTWIERTYHRRRRQAGLGRLTPIEFEAIMTTRASQAA from the exons GTGCCCAGGCCTTACCCCCGCGAGTTCCGCGACGATGTCGTGCGGGTCGCTCGCAACCGCGATGACGGTGTGACGATCGAGCAGATCGCCACTGATTTCGGTGTGCACCCGATGACCTTGCACAAGTGGATGCGCCAAGCCGATGTTGATGAGGGCACCAAGCCCGGCAAGAGCACTGGTGAGTCTGCTGAGCTGCGTGAGGCGCGGCGCCGGATCAAGTTGTTGGAGCAGGAGAATGAGGTCCTGCGCCGGGCCACGGCCTATCTGTCACAGGCCAATCTGCCG AAAAGGATCTACCCGCTCGTAAGTGAGCTCGCCGCCGATGGGATCCCCGTCGCGGTGACGTGCCGGGTTCTCAAGCTCGCTCGCCAGCCGTACTACCGCTGGCGGGCCAATCCCATTACCGACGCCGAGGTCATCGAGGCGTATCGCGCCAATGCCCTTTTCGACGCTCACAAGGACGACCCCGAGTTCGGCTACCGCTATCTGGTCGAGGAGGCCCGCGAGGCCGGCGAGTCGATGGCCGAGCGCACCGGCTGGCGGATCTGCTCGCAGCATCGGTTGTGGAGCGTGTTCGGCAAGAAGCGCGGCAAGAACGGCAAAGTGAGCCCGCCGGTGCACGATGATCTTGTCGAGCGCGACTTCACCGCTGGTGGTCCAAATCAGCTGTGGCTCAGCGATATCACCGAGCATCGCACCGATGAGGGCAAGCTCTATCTCTGTGCGATCAAGGACGTGTTCTCCAACCGCATCGTCGGGTACTCGATCGACTCCCGGATGAAGTCCCGGCTGGCCACCACAGCGCTCAGTAGTGCGGTGGCTCGCCGTGGTGATGTAGCCGGGTGCATCTTGCATTCGGATCGCGGATCTCAGTTCAGGTCAAGGAGATTCGTGCACGCACTCGGCCGTTACGGGATGGTCGGATCGATGGGTCGCGTCGGTGCAGCCGGCGACAATGCGGCCATGGAGAGCTTCTTCGCCCTGCTCCAGAAGAATGTGCTCGATCGCCGCCGCTGGAGCACACGAGAAGAGCTGCGGATCGCGATCGTGACCTGGATCGAACGGACCTATCATCGCCGTCGGCGCCAAGCCGGACTCGGGCGGTTGACCCCGATCGAATTCGAAGCGATTATGACCACACGCGCCAGTCAGGCCGCATGA
- the istB gene encoding IS21-like element helper ATPase IstB, whose amino-acid sequence MTTTSAKPVNPVAPQSVPPLAADLDAGLRRLKLAAIRRTAPEVLITAKTQRWTPEEVLRTLVETELAARDASNVVNRLKAAGFPVAKTLESFDVAASSIQPKVFDYLCSLEWIRTQQNLAIIGPAGTGKSHTLIGLGVAAIHAGHKVRYFTAADLVETLYRGLADNTVGKIIESLLRVDLIILDELGFAPLDDTGTQLLFRLVAGAYERRSLAIGSHWPFQEWGRFLPEQTTAVSILDRLLHHATVVITDGQSYRMKDAQHRKETAPPT is encoded by the coding sequence ATGACCACCACATCAGCGAAGCCAGTCAACCCCGTTGCACCGCAATCGGTTCCGCCGCTTGCCGCTGACCTCGACGCCGGTCTGCGGCGACTCAAACTGGCTGCGATCCGCCGCACCGCACCCGAAGTCCTGATCACCGCGAAGACCCAGCGATGGACCCCTGAGGAGGTGTTGCGGACTCTGGTGGAGACCGAGTTGGCGGCGCGGGATGCCTCCAACGTGGTCAACCGGCTCAAGGCGGCCGGCTTCCCGGTCGCCAAGACACTCGAATCGTTCGACGTGGCTGCCTCCTCGATTCAGCCGAAGGTGTTCGACTACCTCTGCAGCCTGGAATGGATTCGTACACAACAGAACCTGGCCATCATCGGACCCGCCGGGACCGGCAAGTCCCACACCCTCATCGGCCTCGGAGTCGCTGCCATCCATGCCGGACATAAGGTCCGCTACTTCACCGCCGCGGACCTAGTGGAAACCCTCTACCGCGGCCTGGCCGACAACACCGTCGGCAAGATCATCGAATCCCTGCTGCGGGTCGATCTGATCATCCTCGACGAACTGGGCTTCGCCCCACTGGACGACACCGGCACCCAGCTGTTGTTCCGGCTCGTCGCTGGCGCCTACGAACGCCGCTCCCTGGCCATCGGATCGCACTGGCCGTTCCAAGAATGGGGCCGATTCCTGCCCGAGCAGACCACCGCGGTCAGCATCCTCGACCGGCTCCTGCATCACGCCACCGTCGTCATCACCGACGGCCAGTCCTACCGGATGAAGGACGCCCAACACCGGAAGGAGACCGCCCCACCAACCTAG